From the Desulfobacterales bacterium genome, the window ATAATTCGTCAATTTAAAAAAAATTACCGATTACATAGAACTACCTATATATTCAGCAAGGATTTTATCATATGCTCCTGAGTCTTTTAATTTTTTTAACCCTGAATCTAATTTTTCAGAAAAATGTTGCCCATTAGGCGTTTTTCTTGAAAACAGAATATAATATTCGTTTACTTCAACAGGTTTGGGATGATTGGTAAACAATTTAGCTTCTTCAGAGCTAAATATTTTATTAATAGTTACATATCCAACAACTTTAGAAGTTTGATATATATCAATTCTTCCTAATAACATCTTTTTAAAAGTCAAATCTTCGGTTGGTGCAGCATCCGCTGTTATTCCATTATCTTTATAAATCTGTTCCTGTTTAAATCCAATTGTAACTCCAACCTTATATTTTTTTAAATCTTCTAAGGTATTCCAGTCAAACTGCTTGCTTTTAAGATGAAAAAATACTCCTTCATCTTTAAAAAGAGATATTTTGTGTATATAAAAGACTTTATCACGCTCTTCAGTTTTATTCCAAGGAAAAGTACCGTCATGTTTTCCTTCTTCTGCATATTGATAGCTTCTTTTCCATGGAAAATAATCATATTGTGCATCTATTCCCTCTAATTTAAATGCTTCTGTTACTACTTTTTCCAAAAGTTTCCCTTTTGCGTCAGTTTGAGAAGTATAAGGCTCCCAATCACCAATTGCCAATTTTACTACCTCATTTGCAAACGCATTTGAAAAAATCATAGTTGCTAATAAAAAAAAGAACACTAATTTTTTCATTTTTCCCCCTCCTAAGTAAGTTTGTTTTAGTTATGTTTAACTCCCTAATACTGCTGCTCTGACTTTAGCTATGACAGCTTTTTTCAAATTTTTATGATTATTTTTGTTGAGTGTCAATATTTTTTTCATCAAAATTAAAAATGACATATAATTTCTATTTTAAGATACTAAAACTTGAATTAGCCTTTATTTTTAGCCTTAATAACCTGAATAATATATCATTTATATTCAAAAAAAAACCACATTTGTAGATTTTTTTACACAACATTCACTTGAAAAAAAATCTTTTTCATATTAAACAAGCAATATTCTATAATATTCAACTCTTTTTTTGGGAGAAATAACAATGATAATAAATTCTTTGATTGATACAGATTTATATAAATTTACAATGATGCAAGCTGTTTTCCATCAATTTCCATCGGTTGATGTTGAATATGAATTTAAATGTCGAACAAAAGACATAGATATTAATCCATACGCTGATAAAATTAAAAATGAAATTTCCAATTTTTGTAATTTAAGATTTCAAAAAAACGAATTAGATTATTTAAAAAGTTTACATTTTTTTAAAGACGATTTTATCAATTTTTTAAAATTCTTCCAATTAGATGAATCTGCTATAAAAATAAATACAGAAAAAGAGTTTTCGTTAACTATCAGAGGACCTTGGCTGCATACAATATTATTCGAAGTTCCTGTCCTTTCCATTATCAGCGAAATTTATTCGAAAGATAAAGTAAAAGATAAAACTATCGGAAGGGAAAAACTTTTAAAAAAAATTGAACTTATTAAAAATAATAAAAAAGAAGGAATGGACTTTACATTTTCTGACTTCGGAACGAGAAGAAGATTTTCCTATTTATGGCATAAAGAAGTTATCGAAACTTTAAAAAAAGAAATTCCTGAAAATTTTACAGGAACAAGCAATCTGCTATTAGCTATGAATTATAACATCAAGGCTGTAGGAACAATGGCTCATGAATGGTTGATGGCATTTCAAGCAATGAAAAATAATAGACTTGTTGACAGCCAAAAAGTGGCGCTGGAAGTATGGGCTAAAGAATATCGAGGAGGTCTTGCTGTTGCTCTAACAGACTCTTTAGGCTTTGATGCATTTTTAAGGGATTTTGATCTCTATTTTGCAAAGCTATATGACGGATGCAGGCATGATAGCGGAGACCCTATAATTTGGGGCGAAAAACTCATTAAACATTATTTGGAACTCGGAATTGACCCTCTTTCAAAAACAGGAATTTTTAGTGACGGACTTTCAGTTGAAAAAGCTTTAAATTTACATCAATACTTTAAAGAAAAAATAAAAACTCATTTTGGAATCGGAACGAATCTTACAAATGACATGGGTTTTAAGACTATTCAAATAGTAATAAAAATGACAAGGTGTGAAGGACAGCCTGTGGCAAAAATTTCTGATTCTCCCGGAAAACAAATGTGCAGAGATGAAGAATATTTGAATTATCTTAGACGAGTTTTTAAGTTAATTGATCATCAATAATTTTAGGGATATAAATTAAATAACTTCCCAGTTTCTGTAGGGGCGACCGGCTGGTCGCCCCTACAATATCTAAATAAGTTTATAAATTTTTATGAAAAACATTGCAATTATAGGCGGCTCATTTAATCCAATTACAACTGGCCATACGATGATGGCAGAAATTGTTCTAAAAGAAATGCCGAATATTGATGAAGTTTGGTTTATGCCTACTTATAAACATCAATTCGGAAAGCATGAACAATATGCTGCTCAAAGAGTAAAAATGCTTAAACTCATTGAAACGGATAAAATTAAATATTTTGATTATGAAATCAAAAATAAACTTTTAGGCGAAACACACGTTACATTTACAAAATTATTAAATGATCCTAAATACAAAAAAAAATATAATTTTTCAATGGTAATAGGCTCAGACTGTGCTTTTGACTTTGATACAAAATGGAAAAAACCAAAAATTTTATCCAATATTGTTCAATTTATAATTATACCCAGACAAGGGTTTGATATTAATAAATATAATGGAATTTTATCCAAGCCTCCTCATATTATTTTAAAAAATGTAAAAACATTGGATATAAGCTCTACAATCGTTAGAAACAAAATTAAAAACGGAGAGCCTATTAACGGTCTTGTTCCAGAAAAAATAGAAGAATTTATAGTTCAAAACGGCTTATACATTAATGAATAAAATACTATTCTCTTTAATAATTAGTTTTTCAATAATATTGCAATGTTGTGCTACAACTAAGCTAACAAACGAACGAGCAATAAACTTAGCTAAAATTAAATTTATCGAAAAAGAAATACGAATAGCTAATGATTTAGGGGTTAAAAACTCCTCTGCCCCTGTTATTTATGAAACAATACAAAAAGCAGAAATTCTATCAAATGACGGCAAAAAGGCTTTAGTTCAGCTTACCATAAAAAGTAGTCCGAATATACCAAAAACAAAATATATTATAAATGTAACTCAAAATGATTGATATTAATTCAGAAATACTAACAGCTTTTGATTTTTATACTAATGGAGCTTATGATAAGGCTGAAAATATTGCTTCTATACTCCTAAATGTTTATCCTAACCATTCAGACTCTCTTCACCTTATGGGAGTGATTGCATATCAGAGGCAGCAATTTGAAAAAGCTGAAACCTACATAAAAAAATCAATTGATGCCTATCAAAAAAATACTTTTTCCCATTATAACCTTGGTCTTGTCTATGAAAAAATAGAAAAATTTGATGATGCTGCTTTATGCTATAAAACAGCAATAGAATTAATGCCGGACTATATTGATGCAATAAAACGCCTCATAAACTTATATAAAAAGCTTGAAAAAAAAGAAGATTTATTATTTTGGCAAAAAAAATTATTAGAACAAAACAGAGAAAATGCTTTAATTAATCATGAAATAGGTGAAACTCTTTTTGACTTAGGTGATTTTAAAGAAGCTATTAACTATTATCAAGCTTGTTCAAAAATCAATCCGAAAAACGCTAATGCTTTGAACAATATAGGTAATTGCTATTATATCCTTGAAAAATTCGAAGAAGCTCTGAATTATTATAAAATATCCCTTGAATTATTACCAGACAATCCTGTTTGCAATAATAATATTGGGAATGCTCTTCAAAAACTTGGCAGATTTGACGAGGCTGTTTTTCATTACAAAAAAGCCTTAAAACTAAATCCCGAATATTCTGAAGCATATAACAATATCGGAAATATATTTCAAAATAAGGGAAAATTGAATCAAGCTTTGTATTACTACCAAAAAGCACTTGATCTAAAATCCGATAATCCTGAAGTCTTGAGTAATATGGGAGTAGCGTTTTTAGAACAGGGAAAACTCCAAAAAGCTTTTTCCTATTTTCAAAGTTCAGTCAAAATTAAACCTGATTTTGTAAAAGCCTATAATAATATGGGAAATACTTTAAAAGATGAAGGAAAAATTGATGAATCTATTTATTTTTATAAGATAGCTTTAAAAATTAAACCCGACTATTTTGAAGCCCACAGCAATCTTTTATTTGCTATGCAGCATATGGATAAGGCTAAAAATACTGATATCTTCATGGAATCACAAAATTGGAATAAAAAATATGCTGATACAGTTCCCAAATATAAACACACAAAATTAGAAGAATTTCATACGCCAATAAAAATCGGATATATCTCACCTGATTTTAAACAGCATTCTGTAAGTTTCTTTTTTCTTCCGATCCTTCTTGGACATAATAAAAATGAATTCGAAATATATTGTTATTCAGATACAAAAAAAAATGATCATGTTACTGAAAAAATTAAAAGCCTATGTCACCATTTTAAAATAATTTTGGGCATGTCTGATGATTCAGTTAGTAATATAATTTATCAAGATAAAATAGACATTCTTGTTGATATTGCTGGCCATACGGCAAATAATAGATTGCTTGTTTTTGCAAGGAAACCCTCTCCAATTCAAGTAACATGGCTCGGATATCCTGATACAACAGGCCTTACTTCAATTGATTACAGATTAACTGATAATATATGCGATCCTGTAGGTGACTCGGATCAATTTCATAGCGAAAGGCTCATAAGACTTGAAGACGGATTTTTATGCTATATGCCTATAGATGATGCTCCAGATGTTTCTATGCCTCCATTTATGAACAATAATTTTATTACTTTTGGCTCCTTCAATAATCTTCCGAAAATAACCCAAACAACTATTTCAGTTTGGTCGTCTATATTAAATCGCTTACCCAATTCTATATTAATATTAAAAAGCAGGCAGTTTGAAGATGAATTGATAAAAAATAGGTATTTGAATTTTTTTTCCAATTATGGAATTGACCCTAAACGAATTTTCCTTATGCCTCGATCAAAAAACATAAAAGAACATTTAGCCTATTATAATAAAATTGATATAGGCCTTGATACCTTTCCATATAATGGGACTACAACTACTTTTGAAGCATTATGGATGGGAGTTCCGGTTATAACTTTAAAAGGAAATCGTCACGCCGCAAGAGTCGGAGCGAGTATTTTATCGAGAATTAATCTTTGTGAATTAATATCTAAAACTCAAGAAGAATATATTGATAAGGCTGTAAATCTTGCTACTAACAAAAAAAAATTGGTAGATTTAAAAAAATCTATAAGATCAATTATCAGAAACTCACCTTTATATAAACAAGAATCCTTTGCAAAAAAAATCGAAAATACTTATAAATTTTTTATGGTGGAAAGGCATAATTTTAATTCTGAGTCACTATTCAAATTATCGGAATCAATTTATAAGTCTGGAAATAATGTTTTTGCGATTTTACTTCTAAATAAGGCGATCAAAAAAAATCCAAATATACCTGAATATTATTTTTGTCTTGGAAATATTTTCAAAAAACAATCAAATTTTGAAGCGGCTATACTTGCATATAAAAAAGCTATTCAAACTAAATCTGATTTTAAAGAAGCCTATAATAATATGGGAAATGCTTTTTATAGTACTAACAGACTTAGCGATGCTATGTCATGCTATAAACAAGCATTATCAATCGACTCTAATTTTGAAGATGCTTGGAACAATTTAGGAATAACTTATGTTGAAATCGGAGAAATTGATAAGGCTTATGAGTGTTTCAATAATGCGTTATCTATAAAACCAGACTATGCTAAAGCTCATTTTAATCTTGTTTTTTCAATGAACTATGATGCTTCAATAACTCAAAAACAAATATATGAAAAATCAGTTTCTTGGTGGAAAATATATGAGCCTTTATTTCCTAAATTTAGCCATCACGAAAAAGATTTAAAAAAGAATAAACTTAGAATCGGCTATATTTCTCCTGATTTTCGAGATCATTCAGTAAGCCATTTTTTTCTTCCTCTTATTAAAGCTCATAATAAATCAAAATTTGAAATTTTTTGTTATGCTGATGTTTTTCAAATAGATAAAATGACTGAAAACATAAAAAAATATGCTGACGAATGGAAAGATATAACATCTAAAACAGATGATGAAGTGGCGTTAGAAATATATAATGATAAAATAGATATTCTTGTTGATTTAGCTGGATGCACAGCAAATAACAGACTGCTTGTTTTTGCAAGAAAGCCAGCTCCAGTTACTGTTACTTGGCTTGGTTATCCGAACACTGTAGGCATGAAGTCAATGGACTTTAGAATAACTGATGAAATAGCTGACCCGCTTGGAGAATCAGATATCTATCACGCTGAAACCCTTTTAAGGCTTCCCAATGGATTTTTGTGTTATAAGCCCCAAGATAATGCTCCAGATGTATCTCCGATAATATCATCTGAAAAAATCGTTTTCGGTTCTTTTAATAATATTTCAAAGATAAACGAAACATTGATTAGAGTTTGGTCAGAAATACTGAAAAGAAATCATTCATCATGTTTATTGCTCAAAAGCAAACAATTATCTGATAAGTTCATTTGTAATAAATTTTATGCGTTATTCAAAAAATACGGAATATTCCCAGAAAGAATTGAAATGATGGGCAAAATTCCAGATAATTCTAAACATTTGAACTTATATAACAAAATTCACATAGCTCTTGATACGTTCCCGTATAATGGGACAACTACAACATTCGATGCTTTATATATGGGAGTTCCAGTGATAACACTTGTGGGTAATCATCATGCATCAAGAGTAGGGGCAAGCATTTTAAAACGGATAAATCTTGAAAAATTTATTGCATCCAATGAAGAAGATTATATTGTAAAAGCTGTTAACTTATCTTATGACATAAAAAAACTTGGTATAATAAAGCAAAACCTTAGAGATATTTTACTCAAGTCTCCTTTATGCGAGCCTTTTGCTTTCGCCGAATCAATGGAAAATCTCT encodes:
- the pncB gene encoding nicotinate phosphoribosyltransferase; amino-acid sequence: MIINSLIDTDLYKFTMMQAVFHQFPSVDVEYEFKCRTKDIDINPYADKIKNEISNFCNLRFQKNELDYLKSLHFFKDDFINFLKFFQLDESAIKINTEKEFSLTIRGPWLHTILFEVPVLSIISEIYSKDKVKDKTIGREKLLKKIELIKNNKKEGMDFTFSDFGTRRRFSYLWHKEVIETLKKEIPENFTGTSNLLLAMNYNIKAVGTMAHEWLMAFQAMKNNRLVDSQKVALEVWAKEYRGGLAVALTDSLGFDAFLRDFDLYFAKLYDGCRHDSGDPIIWGEKLIKHYLELGIDPLSKTGIFSDGLSVEKALNLHQYFKEKIKTHFGIGTNLTNDMGFKTIQIVIKMTRCEGQPVAKISDSPGKQMCRDEEYLNYLRRVFKLIDHQ
- the nadD gene encoding nicotinate (nicotinamide) nucleotide adenylyltransferase; protein product: MKNIAIIGGSFNPITTGHTMMAEIVLKEMPNIDEVWFMPTYKHQFGKHEQYAAQRVKMLKLIETDKIKYFDYEIKNKLLGETHVTFTKLLNDPKYKKKYNFSMVIGSDCAFDFDTKWKKPKILSNIVQFIIIPRQGFDINKYNGILSKPPHIILKNVKTLDISSTIVRNKIKNGEPINGLVPEKIEEFIVQNGLYINE
- a CDS encoding tetratricopeptide repeat protein, with the protein product MIDINSEILTAFDFYTNGAYDKAENIASILLNVYPNHSDSLHLMGVIAYQRQQFEKAETYIKKSIDAYQKNTFSHYNLGLVYEKIEKFDDAALCYKTAIELMPDYIDAIKRLINLYKKLEKKEDLLFWQKKLLEQNRENALINHEIGETLFDLGDFKEAINYYQACSKINPKNANALNNIGNCYYILEKFEEALNYYKISLELLPDNPVCNNNIGNALQKLGRFDEAVFHYKKALKLNPEYSEAYNNIGNIFQNKGKLNQALYYYQKALDLKSDNPEVLSNMGVAFLEQGKLQKAFSYFQSSVKIKPDFVKAYNNMGNTLKDEGKIDESIYFYKIALKIKPDYFEAHSNLLFAMQHMDKAKNTDIFMESQNWNKKYADTVPKYKHTKLEEFHTPIKIGYISPDFKQHSVSFFFLPILLGHNKNEFEIYCYSDTKKNDHVTEKIKSLCHHFKIILGMSDDSVSNIIYQDKIDILVDIAGHTANNRLLVFARKPSPIQVTWLGYPDTTGLTSIDYRLTDNICDPVGDSDQFHSERLIRLEDGFLCYMPIDDAPDVSMPPFMNNNFITFGSFNNLPKITQTTISVWSSILNRLPNSILILKSRQFEDELIKNRYLNFFSNYGIDPKRIFLMPRSKNIKEHLAYYNKIDIGLDTFPYNGTTTTFEALWMGVPVITLKGNRHAARVGASILSRINLCELISKTQEEYIDKAVNLATNKKKLVDLKKSIRSIIRNSPLYKQESFAKKIENTYKFFMVERHNFNSESLFKLSESIYKSGNNVFAILLLNKAIKKNPNIPEYYFCLGNIFKKQSNFEAAILAYKKAIQTKSDFKEAYNNMGNAFYSTNRLSDAMSCYKQALSIDSNFEDAWNNLGITYVEIGEIDKAYECFNNALSIKPDYAKAHFNLVFSMNYDASITQKQIYEKSVSWWKIYEPLFPKFSHHEKDLKKNKLRIGYISPDFRDHSVSHFFLPLIKAHNKSKFEIFCYADVFQIDKMTENIKKYADEWKDITSKTDDEVALEIYNDKIDILVDLAGCTANNRLLVFARKPAPVTVTWLGYPNTVGMKSMDFRITDEIADPLGESDIYHAETLLRLPNGFLCYKPQDNAPDVSPIISSEKIVFGSFNNISKINETLIRVWSEILKRNHSSCLLLKSKQLSDKFICNKFYALFKKYGIFPERIEMMGKIPDNSKHLNLYNKIHIALDTFPYNGTTTTFDALYMGVPVITLVGNHHASRVGASILKRINLEKFIASNEEDYIVKAVNLSYDIKKLGIIKQNLRDILLKSPLCEPFAFAESMENLYNDITKPKN
- a CDS encoding transporter substrate-binding domain-containing protein; this encodes MKKLVFFFLLATMIFSNAFANEVVKLAIGDWEPYTSQTDAKGKLLEKVVTEAFKLEGIDAQYDYFPWKRSYQYAEEGKHDGTFPWNKTEERDKVFYIHKISLFKDEGVFFHLKSKQFDWNTLEDLKKYKVGVTIGFKQEQIYKDNGITADAAPTEDLTFKKMLLGRIDIYQTSKVVGYVTINKIFSSEEAKLFTNHPKPVEVNEYYILFSRKTPNGQHFSEKLDSGLKKLKDSGAYDKILAEYIGSSM